The Candidatus Hydrogenedentota bacterium DNA segment ACGCGCCCATAACCAGGCTGCGGGGTTCATACACCATTTCAATCCGGCTCGTACCCTCTGGCACTCGCAACCCCCGGAAAAGACCGTCAACAGGAAAAATCTCCGCCGGCTTTCCATCGATAACAGCATTCCACCCGGGATACCAGGCATCCGCCAAATACAGCACCCCCGCCTTGTCGGATTCAATCGCGATCTGCAGACAGGCGTTGGTGCTTTCCGGCAAGATGGTGGCCGTGGCTGCATCCGACCCTTCAACCGCGGGAGGAACAGGCCCTTCCACCAGCGGCGGAAGCTTCCCATCAAGTTGTTCCGGATTAAACGTCTCGACCGGACGCCAGTCGAAGGCCAGCCACGCGCGTGGCTTGGCCTCAAGATCCTCGAAGATGCCGGCGCCCGAAGGCAGCACATGGCTGAGACGCAATAAGGGCCGCACCGGCGCAAAAACCCCTTGAATGTCTTCCTTGGCCAGAACAAGACTCCCTGCGCCTGTGCGCCGGAGCAAAAGCGGGTCCCGCTCGGAAGCCTCGAAAAATGCGCGATGCCGTTTCAAAACCACCCCGCTGGGCGCGTATGTTTGAGATATCAGATTCCCTGTCAAGGGCCAGTCCTTGAGATGCAAGCTGCCTCCCGCCCGCAACCCGCTCTCCTTGAGGGCCGCGACGAAGTCCGTGCTCGGGAAAACCGTTTCGGGGGGCATAAATGCCGGGTAGGTGTTTCCCGGGTGGAAAACTGCCATGGACTGCAGGATCGTCAACACGCATAGGGAATAGCCTATAAGGCGTTGCGAAGGCTTAAGCAGCGTGACCAGTATCAGTAAGGCAACCAACAGGAAAGAGATGGCTGGGATCAAAGCCTGTCCCGCGAGGTGCAGCTGCTCCGACTTGGCGCTCTGCCATCCCAGCGCGCCGATAATCGCCGCGCCCACGAATACCACGGGCAATATCATCGCCAAACGTTTCAATGTATGCTTGCACGCTTCCGCATCGAGGGAAACCCATTCCTCGGCGGCGGCGGCCGCGATAACCGCAGCCAGCAGCGGTCCCGCCGCAAGGAGGTGCTCCGGACGCAGGCGCCTGAAGGGGAACACGTCTGCAAGCAAGGTCCAGCCCAGGACGGACAGAAAAACGGCGCCTGCCGAGGCAATCAGCAATGCTTCAATGCGATGACGTTGCGGGGGCGTCGAATAGCGTCTCAGCGCAAACCACAGCGGAATCAGAGACAGCTGGATAATCCCCACATGGAGGAGAAGCGCCACGCGCGCCTCCGCGCACAACTCCTCGCTTGCGAGACTGTACGGCGTTCTCCCAAAAAGATGCGGCAGGAACAACCCCGCCACGTGGGTCAGTTTGAGGTCGGCGGCAGGTTCGAGATTTCCCAGGCTGGCGCTTTCTCGCACCAGTTCATAGAAAGGCAGCACTTGGACGCCGCACAGGGCCGCCGCAACCACCACCGCAATAACGTATGTGCTGATACTCGAAAAAAGCTGGGTCCCTCCCCGTTGGCCCAGGAGGTTGCGCGCAATGATGAAGATCATGGTCACGATAAGGAGGCCGCCGAGGGCTTCCGGCTCGCCTCCCAGAAGCATTGCCGCCAGCACCAGCGCTCCGCACGGCCAGTATTGGATGCGCCCCAGCGCAAGGCGGTCAACGAAAATAAGCAGTAACGGAAGCCACGGCAAGGTGTCGGACAGCGGCGAAGCGAGCCAATAAAAGAATATCGCGCTCAGCTGAAACGATAACGCGATAAACAACGATAACGACGGCACAAACCCCAGCCGCCGGCCCGCTACCAAACCGCAAAGGCCCGCCACGAAAACCTTCAGAAATGCCGAGAGTCTGAGCCCCGTCTTCACATCAAAAAAGTAAAAGGGCAGACTGAAAGGTGACAAACAACGCGAGCGCCATGACGCAAAAAACGGTATGCCGCAGCCCTCGACAGGATCCCACAGAAGGGAATCATTCCGCTCGGCCGCATCGCTCAGGAACGCGTACCACGGGTAATACTGTCTGGCCGCAGCCTGGGAAGGCTGTCCTGTTGGTTCCAGGCCGGAAGGCCGTGCCTCCTCCCACGGCGGCGTAAACAGCGTGCCGGCCACCGGAATGGGCACCCGCCCCTGCAACACAACGGGATACAGCGCCGCGAAAGCTCCTGCCGCGATCAGGCCGAGACAAACAAGATGCTCCAGCGTACTCCGCATCCAGGGTCTCACGAGTTCCTCCCAGATTTACCCGCGTTTTGGTTTCTTGGGTGGCGTGTGAATGCCCAGGCCGAGAAAATCCTCCGCCGCCTCCTTGATCGTCTCAGACAGTGTGGGATGCGTGTGTATTGTGTCAGCCACCTC contains these protein-coding regions:
- a CDS encoding YfhO family protein, which translates into the protein MRPWMRSTLEHLVCLGLIAAGAFAALYPVVLQGRVPIPVAGTLFTPPWEEARPSGLEPTGQPSQAAARQYYPWYAFLSDAAERNDSLLWDPVEGCGIPFFASWRSRCLSPFSLPFYFFDVKTGLRLSAFLKVFVAGLCGLVAGRRLGFVPSLSLFIALSFQLSAIFFYWLASPLSDTLPWLPLLLIFVDRLALGRIQYWPCGALVLAAMLLGGEPEALGGLLIVTMIFIIARNLLGQRGGTQLFSSISTYVIAVVVAAALCGVQVLPFYELVRESASLGNLEPAADLKLTHVAGLFLPHLFGRTPYSLASEELCAEARVALLLHVGIIQLSLIPLWFALRRYSTPPQRHRIEALLIASAGAVFLSVLGWTLLADVFPFRRLRPEHLLAAGPLLAAVIAAAAAEEWVSLDAEACKHTLKRLAMILPVVFVGAAIIGALGWQSAKSEQLHLAGQALIPAISFLLVALLILVTLLKPSQRLIGYSLCVLTILQSMAVFHPGNTYPAFMPPETVFPSTDFVAALKESGLRAGGSLHLKDWPLTGNLISQTYAPSGVVLKRHRAFFEASERDPLLLRRTGAGSLVLAKEDIQGVFAPVRPLLRLSHVLPSGAGIFEDLEAKPRAWLAFDWRPVETFNPEQLDGKLPPLVEGPVPPAVEGSDAATATILPESTNACLQIAIESDKAGVLYLADAWYPGWNAVIDGKPAEIFPVDGLFRGLRVPEGTSRIEMVYEPRSLVMGAWTSLGAAAVTAGFVLYLGFRWLLKRHRARRLEQEYQSSPAL